A stretch of DNA from Alicyclobacillus acidocaldarius subsp. acidocaldarius Tc-4-1:
CCACCACAATCGTATGCGCATCTGGATTGGACAGTAGTTTCATGAGCTTCGGTCGATGTCCGTTGAGCCCCGAGCCGATTTCCGTGACCGCCTTGACCACGACAAGCCTCTGTTCCGTTGCAAATTCCATGAGTCGTGCGATTTGGCGATCCAAATCGGCTTTTTGATCGGCGCTTGACACGCGGGCATACAAGGCCACGGCATTCTCCGTGGAAGACTCGGGTTCGTGAACAAGGATGGTGCCCGAAGGAGTTTGCTCAAAAGGCACGGGCATCCGGCCTTCTTTTACCCCAACGCCAGGCGGTCTTGTACGTGATTCCATTCTTTCTTGCCCAATCACTGATTTTCATAGAAATGAAATACATCAAATGTACATGATTGTCCATCATTCAATGAGCAGTTCTCAGCCCTCGGCGGCGATGTCGACCGCGAGCACGCGTGCACCCTCCTGAGCAAAACGAATGGCCATCGCGCGGCCCATGCCGGATGCCGCACCTGTGATGACAGCGACGCGATCTTCCAGGCGCAAGAAGAAGACCTCCCTTATGCATGAAAAATGTTTATCATTGAAAACATTCGTGATGGCGCGAGGGAATCCTGCGGCTTTGGAGACGCGGATGAGGCAAGGGGGCGGTACGCGACAGCGCGGCCAAGCCAGGGGCCTATCGCACGCGAATACGAAAAAATCCGCGCAACAATGCGCGGATTTTCGATCTTGAGTGGTCGGAATGACAGGACTCGAACCTGCGACCTCACGGTCCCGAACCGTGCGCTCTACCACCTGAGCTACATTCCGTCGCCTTGACGCCTCAAAGCGGACAGCGATAAATATAGCAGAGGGCACCTTCCTCGTCAAGGCCTTTTTGTGGAAAAGGGATGCCTGAGATGCTTTCCATCAGACAAGCTCTCCAAATGCATATACGCTGTTGGCGAGTGAGCCGTATTGCCAATCGCGATGCAAAAGCCTCCCTTGTGGCCGCTCTTCACCAGCACCCATCGCGTAAAATAGCGGGATCAAGTGCTCCACGCCCCACGACGGCGCGGCCCACTCCGCATACGGCGCCTCTTCGCGGTAGGCAAACAGCGCATCGACGTCCCCTTCGGAGATGCGCGATTCGAGCCAGCGCTCGAACGCCTCCGCCCAGGCTTCCGGCTGGCCGTCCTCCCGGTTCCATTGAAGCATACGCAGGTTGTGCACCGTCGCACCGCTTCCAATGATCAAAACGCTCTCTTGTCGCAGGGGTGCGAGCGCCCGGCCAATTTGGAACTGATGTTCCGGGCGAAGCGCCGGATCGACGGACATCGAGACGACGGGGATGGACGCATCCGGGAAGATGCGAGACAGAATCGTCCAGACGCCGTGGTCGAAGCCGCGGGCTAGGTCCAGGCGCGCTTCGATCCCGGCGCTCACGAGAAGTTCTTGGATTCGAACGGCCAGCGCAGGGTCTCCTGGGGCTGGATATCGGATCTGGTACAGCGTCTCTGGGAAACCGTAGAAGTCGTGGATCGTGTCGGGTTGAGGCGATGCCGAGATGGTCTGAACTCCTTCGGTCCAGTGGGCGCTGAACACGACGATGGAGCGCGGGACAGGGAGATCGCGCGACAACTGATCCAGGTAACGTCCGTAGACACTGTCCTCGATCGCCACCATCGGGGAACCGTGGGCGATAAACAGGCTTGGCATTTCGCGAGTCATAAAGGTACTTCTCTCCTTGTGGGAGGAATTTTTCCTCTCCGTTCAGAATGGAATGCAGATACGCCTGATTGTCATGGGAGGGGACGATGTTTTACCAGACGATTGACGATGATTTGAGGCTTCGGCTGTTGGAACCCAGAGATGCCGACGCCTTGTTCCGACTGCTGGATGAGTCGCGCGCCTACCTGCGCGAGTGGCTGCCGTTTTGGACGACAATCAGAGTTCGGCGGACACGCGAGCGTTTATTCAGTCTGGTCTCCAACGATATGCGGCTCAGAACGGCGCCGAGATTGGCCTATGGTACCGAGGCGAGATCGCCGGTGTGCTGGGGTTGCACTACATCGATTGGGCCAATCGATCGACGAGCCTCGGCTATTGGCTGGGCGAGCGATATCAGGGCAAAGGAATCATGACCCGGGCTTGCAAGGCCGTGATCGACATCCTGTTTCGTGAATACGGCCTGAATCGCGTGGAGATCCGCGCCGCGACAGGCAACTACAAGAGCCGGGCCGTCGCGGAACGGCTTGGCTTCCAGTACGAAGGCTGCAAACGACAAGCCGAGTGGCTGTACGACCACTACGTCGATCACGCCGTGTACAGCATCCTCGCGGAAGAGTGGCGAAGCCTGCAAGCCCGGTGACGCCAGGCGCCTACCAAACTTTCCGCATCTCAATCTCGTCGTGCAGCGGAATGCCATCGAGGCCGAGGCGCGGAATCGACGGCTTTCGCTTCCGCGCCTCGTCGATGGCACCCACGTGCACGGCGTGAAACCGGTAGCCACGCCGCTGGTAGAATCGCATCGCTTTCAGATTGTCGTTCGATGTGATGAGCGTCACGCGCGGGACGCCGACCCATTTCGCCCTATCTTCCACCGCCTGCAACAAGCGCGTCCCCACGCCGATGCCTTCCACCAGGCTGTTCAGGCTCAGCAGTTCACATTCTTCGTCCAGGACCACGAACGTGGCGGCACCGACGTAGGCGCCGCCCTTCACCGCGATGACGGCTTCGACATCTTCCAGTCGGTACACCCTGCCGCGCGAGACCATCGTTTCGCCGCCCCATTCGCGGTTCCATAAGTCGAGGAGCCACTGTCGATCCGCCTCTCGCTGCGGGCGAATCACTTGAATGGTGTGGTGAGTCCGGGAAAGCTCCATGGGTTCATCACTCCTCGGCGCCGCTCTTCGATGCGAACACGTGATCGCGTTCGTTGGACAGACCTGCTATACTGATCAATAACACAACGGTGCGTGCAAAGGGTGATGGATGGTGGCCACGGCGGGAGCGAGCGACATTCTGAAGGGGCTCAACGAAAAGCAGCGCGAGGCGGTTACGGCGACCGACGGGCCGGTGCTCGTCATCGCCGGCGCGGGTAGCGGCAAGACGAGTGTGCTCACGCGGCGAATTGCGTACCTCATTGCCGAGCGCCGCGTGCCGCCGTGGGCCATTCTCGCCATCACGTTCACGAACAAGGCGGCGCGGGAGATGGAAGAGCGGATTGAGCGCCTAGTGGGGCCTGTCGCCTCCGACATCTGGACGTCGACCTTTCACGCCATGTGCGCGCGCATTCTGCGGCGCGACATCCATCACCTGGGGTACACCTCGGCGTTCACCGTGCTCGACGCCGCGGATCAGGTCTCTCTCGTCCGCCGCCTGATGCAGGAGATGAACATCGACGTGCGGAAGTTCGAGCCGCGAGCCGTGCTTTCCGTCATCAGCCAGCACAAGAATGAGCTGCGTTCGGCCGAGAAGGCGCTCGATCTCGCCGGATCGCCGTACGACAAGATGGTGGGCGACGTGTACCTGGCGTACGAGAGGCGGCTGCGCGAAAATCAGGCGCTCGATTTCGACGACCTCCTCGTAAAGACGGTCGAGCTCTTCCGCAAGGTGCCGGATGTCCTCGCGTATTATCAGCACCGGTTCAGCCATATCCATGTCGATGAGTACCAGGATACCAACCACGCCCAATACGTCCTGGTCAAGCTGCTCGCAGAGCGGCGCCGCAACCTGTGTGTCGTCGGCGATTCGGACCAGTCCATCTACGGCTGGCGGGGAGCCGACATCCGCAACATCCTCGAGTTCCAGAGGGATTACCCGGATGCGCGCGTCATCCGGCTCGAGCAAAACTACCGCTCCACCGGGCGCATCCTCCGCATCGCGAACCAGGTCATCCAGCACAATCAGCTGCGGCTTGAGAAGAACCTGTGGACGGATCGGGGCGAAGGTGAGCGGGCGAAGCTGTTCGTCGCGCCGGACGAGCGCGTGGAGGCCGATTGGGTGGCGGACGAAATTGCGCGCATGGTGGCCGATGGGCGGCGGTACCGGGACGTGGCTATCCTGTACCGTACCAACGCGCAGTCGCGCGTCCTCGAGGAAGCGTTTCTGCAGCGCGGGATTCCGTACCGCATCTACGGCGGTCTTCGCTTCTACGAGCGGCGCGAGGTGAAGGACGTGATCGCCTATCTGCGCCTCGTCGCCAATCCGAACGACGATGTGTCGTTCCTCCGCGTGGTCAACGTGCCGAAGCGCGGAATTGGCGATACGACGCTCGAGAAGCTGGCCGAGTACGCGCGGCAGCGCGGAACGTCTCTTTTTGAGGCGGCGCTCCACGCTCCCGAAGCGGGCATTTCGAAGAAGGCGGCGTCCGCGCTTCAGTCGTTCGTGGAGCTGATTCAGACGCTGCAACTCCAGCGCGCTTTCCTGCCACTGACGGATCTCACGGACGAGCTGTTGGAGCGGTCGGGATATCGCGAGGCCCTTCGCGCGGAGCGCAGCATGGAAGCCGAGAACCGCCTGGAAAACCTCGACGAGTTCCTGTCTCTGACGCGCGAATTTGACGAAGAGGGCGTGTCGGACGGCGAGATGGGCGCGCTGGAACAGTTCCTCACGCACGTCGCGCTCGTGTCGGACGCGGATCTCCCTGGTGGGCGGCCGGGACGCCGCGAGGACGTGGACGAGGTGTCCATGATGACGCTTCACGCCGCGAAGGGACTCGAATTTCCGGTGGTGTTCCTCGTCGGCCTCGAAGAGGGCGTGTTTCCGCACCGGCGAGCGCTCGACGGGGGCGAGGAGCTCGAGGAGGAGCGCAGGCTCTGTTACGTCGGCATTACGCGAGCGATGGAGCGCTTGTACCTGACCACGTGCCGATCCCGCATGCTGTTCGGCGAGCGGCGCTCGTTCACGCCTTCGCGTTTTCTGTCCGAGATGCCGGCGTCGGACATCGAGCGCGTGGGCGAGGAGGAAACGATGTTCGGGCGCGGTTGGCGCGATGCGCGCGCTGGGATGCGTGCGCCCGTGCACGTGGTGGCCGATGCGGCGTCCGGGCCGCGGATGAGCGTGCCGAGATCGTTTGGCGCGGATTTGTCCGTGCCGTACGAGCCTGGCGATCTCGTCGAGCACCGCAAGTGGGGGCGCGGCGTGATCGTCGCCAAATCGGGCGAGGGCGAGTCGCTGGAACTCGTGGTGCGTTTTGACGATCCCATCGGCGAGAAGCGGCTTTTCGCCAAGTTCGCGCCGATTCACAAGGTGGATCCCTAATCGGATGCAAGCATCCCATGCAGTCCGTGATGAGGAGTGTGATGCGTGTCGTGGACGCCAAATCGGCCTTGTCCTTGGAAGAAGCGCGTGCGCGCGCCAAGGTGCTCCGGGAACAGATTGAATACCACAACCGAAAATACTACCTGGAGGACAACCCGGAGATCTCCGACGCGGAGTGGGACGCGCTGATGCGCGATCTCATCGAGCTTGAGCGCAAATACCCGGAGCTCGTCGATCCGGCCTCGCCTACGCAGCGGGTGGGTGCCCCGGCCCTCGAGGGATTCGCCAAGGTCGTGCACGAGGTGCCCATGCTGTCGCTCGCAAACGCGTATTCGACGGAGGATCTGCTCGATTGGGATCGCCGCGTGCGACAGGCGGTGGGCGACGACGTCCGCTACGTGTGCGAGCTCAAGATTGACGGCCTGGCCGTGGCACTGCGCTACCAGGAGGGCCGGCTCGTGCTTGGGGCAACGCGCGGCGACGGCGAGGTGGGAGAGGACATCACGGCCAACATTCGCACCATTCGCAATGTGCCGCTGGAACTTTCGGAACCTGTGTCGCTCGAGGTGCGAGGCGAGGCGTACATGCCAAAGCGCGAGTTCATGCGGCTCAACGAACTCCGCGAGCAGCAGGGCGAGCCGCTTTTCGCCAACCCGCGCAACGCGGCCGCCGGATCGCTCCGCCAGCTCGATCCGGCCGTGGCCGCGAGCCGGAGGCTCGGCGTGATTGTGTACCAGTTGGTGCGCGCCGAGGCGCACGGGTGTGAGACGCACAGCCAGGCGCTGGATTACGTGGCCCGCCTCGGCCTGCCCGCGCACCGCGAGCGGCACGTGTGCGCGAACATCGAGGACGTGATCGCGTACATCGAGGCGTGGGCGGACAAGCGCCACGAGCTGCCGTACGCGACGGACGGCATGGTGGTGAAGGTGGATTCTCTCGCACTGCAGGCGCGCCTCGGCGCCACCGCCAAGAGCCCGCGCTGGGCCATTGCGTACAAATACGCGGCGGAGCAGGCGGAGACCACGCTTCGCGCCATCGAGTTAAACGTCGGCCGCACGGGCGTGGTGACGCCGACCGCTGTGTTCGATCCCGTCCAGCTCGCGGGCACCACGGTCTCGAGGGCGTCGCTGCACAACGAGGACTTGGTGCGCGAGAAGGACATCCGCGTGGGCGACGTCATTGTGGTGCAGAAGGCAGGGGACATCATTCCCGAGGTCATTCGGTCGCTGCCCGAGCGGCGCACCGAGCCGCTGCCCGAATTTCGCATGCCGGAGACGTGTCCGCAGTGCGGATCCAGGCTCGTGCGGCTCGACGGCGAGGTGGCGTGGCGCTGCATCAACCCCGACTGCCCGGCTCTCCTGCGCGAGGGGCTCATCCACTTCTGTTCGCGCGACGCGATGAACATCGAGGGCCTCGGTGAGCAGTGGATCACGGTGCTTTTGGAGCGCGGGCTGGTACGGACGCACGCAGATTTGTATCGCCTTCGAAAGTCGGATCTCATTCAGCTCGATCGGATGGGCGACAAGCTCGCCGATAAGCTGTTGCACAATATCCAGGAGAGCAAGCGAAACTCGCTCGAGCGCCTCTTGTTTGGACTCGGCATCCGGCACGTGGGCGAGAAAGCGGCCAAGACGTTGGCGGAGCACTTCGGGACCATGGATACGCTCATGTCCGCAACTGAGGAGGAGTTGATGGCGGTCCCCGACATCGGCCCCAAAGTCGCGCAGAGCATCCGCCAGTACTTCGATACGCCCCGCGTGCGCCAGTTGATTGGGGAATTGAAAGATCTGGGTGTGAACATGGTCTATCTCGGCCCGCAGAAGGTGTCGGACGGCCCGCTCGCCGGAAAGACCGTGGTATTGACCGGCGTGCTTCACGCGGCGGATCGAAAACAGGCGACGGAGTGGATTGAGCGGATGGGGGGCAAGGTCGCCTCGAGTGTCAGCGCAAAGACAGACGTGCTCATCGCGGGGGAGAAAGCCGGATCGAAGCTCGCCAAAGCCCAGGAGATCTTGCGGACTCATCCGGACGCAAAGCTCGAAATCTGGGACGAGGCGGCGTTTCTGCGCCTCGTGGACGAGGCGGGACTTCGCTGAGCCTCGTAGATCAGGCAGGACTTCACGCTCACTCGACGAGCAAAAAAGCGGGCTGGCGTGTTGCCAGCCCGAAATTGAGGATGGGTTGCGGTGTTCGTCCCCGACATGCTGCCCTTCGCCGCGCTTTGGCCACTCGTTCTCCCGCCGCTTCGGTGGCCACGCGATGGAGGCGCCTGCCTCGCCGTGGACAACCGCCCGCGTGCGAAGGCGATTCACCGATGGGGGCCGCCGCGGACATCGGTGAGCTCGCCCCGGTGTGCACGCCTGTGCCAAACGTGTTTTGCGATTGCCCCGGCACCATGATCATGCCTCGAGGTAGGCGATAAGGGAAATACATGTTTTGTATATGAATGATAAATCAATTCTTATCACTCCTGTCATCTTGCTGTAACCAAGTGGCGGTATACTCTACCTACACACGGCGGACATTCTCCCCTATCTGGCGTGTCTTGCAAAATTGCATATTGACGATTCAGCTTTTCCGTTGCCACAATCATAGGAGCGAAGGTAGATTTGGTTGTCAATCGCTTACATAGGTTGATACATCGTGAATTCGACAGGGTGATTCGGACATGCGGAGTCGGTGGATGGGCGGATTTTTGGCCGCAAGTCTCGTGGCACTCGGGACCATGGGCGCAATGGGGGATGGGGCAAGCGGAGCCCTGGACATGCATCGGCAGGCGGCTTCGGTTGCCGATGGCAGCAAAGCGGTGAAGGAGGCGACAGCGTCCGCGCCCTCCGACGTACCCGGCGTTCACTTCTCTCTTCCGTTTTTCTTCGGACCGCCGGTGAAAATCGTGACCTTTGGCTCCGGCATTCCTTCGTCCGAGGTCACGCACATTCAAAATCTTCTCAATCGTGTGAATTCCATTCAGCGCATTCGCGACTTTCTCGGCGTTCGCATGAACCACACGGCGACCATTGTCCTCGTGAAAAACGCGTCGGACTACCAAGCGGAACTCCGCCAGCTCGGCGTGTCGGCCGGGGACGCGTCCAGTCTTTCCGAGGACTCCAATGGTTTCACGCTCGGCAGCACGGTCGTCATTCCGTTGTTCCAAAATCCTACGGACGTGGACTTGGCTAACGTGTTGACCCATGAGCTCACGCACGTGGACATCAACCAGCACATTTCGAACATTCCCAGTTGGATGAATGAAGGCATGGCGGTCTACATGGGGATGAACGGTCAAAAAGCCATCGAGAATCCCGTCGATTTCGCGAGCGATGAGAAGCAGGACGCCGAGGACATTCTGCAGGTTGTCCAATCGAATCAACTGGTCCCTCTGACGGGCAGCGAGGCCGCCATCCTGTCCGGCCAGGAGACCTATGATTACGAGTTGCAGGACTGGCTAGCGGTATGCTATCTCATCGCGCACTACGGCAAGTCGTCCATTCAGACGCTGGTTCGCCATCTGGAATCAGAGAATCCCAACCAAGCGTTTTTCGACACCTATGGCGAGACGGTGTCAGCGTTCAACGCCCAATTCACCAAAGCCCTCAAGCAGTCCGCCAGCGTGGCCAGCGCGGGCGCGTCGCTCGAAATCAGCATTTCTCCGTCTTATCACGGCGAAATTTTCGTGCAACCGCCCAACCAGGCCGTCGGCCACGGATTCAAGGCTGAGCCGGGAACGCACCATGTGACCGTGACGCCTTCTGGACAAGTGCAGGCCGACCTGCCGTCGGTCGGGACGAAGAAGAGCAAGATTCCGGCCACACCCGGGACGATGTACGTTTCGCTGTTGCCACAGCGGTTCGGGAACGTGGACGGCCAGAAGTTGCTCGATGCCGAGATGGAAATTCAGATTCAAAACGGCCTGTACACCTTCGAAAATGCGTGGGAAGAACTCGAAAATAACCCGATGTACGATCCGTCCTATCTGCCGGAGGTGCTGGGCGTCTCCATCACGGCCATCCACGACGAGGCTCCGAATGATCCCATTCTCACCATGCTGAACGCCGAAAACGCATGAGACATCGTCCACATGAGGACACAGGAGGGAACAAAGGGCCACCTCGCGATGGCCTTCGCGAGGTGGCCCCTTCTGACGAATCGCGGCGATGCGCGCGTCAGTTGCGCGAGCGAAGGAATTCCTGTACTGAGAGCTTTTGCTCCGTGCGCGCGTGAAAGAATGCGATGCGGTTGGAATACCGGCCGGCGATGAAGGACGCCGGGATGACGACGGCGAGGGTGACGAGCAGGTCATGCATGGTCAAGGTCATAGGCCCCTCCCTGCAATGTGGTCCTTCATTCGCTCTATGTCTATGAGATCCCGAGGAGGGACATGACTGAACCGGGCGCATCTGCGCCTCTCAGGGGAAAATCGGCATCCATGGCCGGCCTGTGCTATAATCCCGAGAGGAACTTCGTCTGACAAACCTCATGACCATCCAATGGCACCCTGGAGAAGGAGGATGCTCATTGAAGATCACCGATGAGACGGTGAGTCACGTCGCCAAACTTGCGCGGCTGTGGCTTCATCCTCAGGAACTCTCGCAACTCGTTCCCCAGTTAAACGACATTCTCGAGTACGCCGCAAAACTGCAGAGCGTCTCGTTGGACGGCGTGGAGCCGACAAGTCACCCGTTCCATGAGGTGAATGTGGTGCGCCCGGACGTGCCCCGCGAAAGCCTGTCGAGAGTGGAAGCGCTCCGCAATGCGCCGGATCAGGATCAGGGCATGGTGCGCGTTCCGGCGGTTTTGGAAGGAGGGGGCGGCGCATGAGTACTCCGACGGTGAAGGAGATCCTCCGGTCCATCGCGGCAGGGGAGACCAAGGCGCGCGACTGGGTGGAGCAGTCGCTCCGCGCGATTCGCGAGATTGACGGCCGTCTGAAGGCGTTCCTCCTCGTGGATGAGGAGCAGGCGCTCGCGGCGGCGGACCGGATCGATCGCGCCAAGATGTATCAGCATGCACCGCTTCGCGGCGTTCCGTACGCGGCCAAGGACAACATCGTCACGCGGGGCGTGCGGACCACGGCCGCGTCCCGCATCCTCGAGAATTACATACCGCCTTACAACGCCACCGTGATTGACAAGCTGCAGCAGGCCGCGGCCGTGATGGTGGGCAAGACGAACATGGACGAGTTCGCGATGGGATCGTCCACGGAGACGTCCGCGTTCCAGAAGACCGCGAACCCGTACGGCGAGGACCGCGTGCCCGGCGGATCCAGCGGCGGGTCGGCGGCGGCGGTGGCGGCCGGACTGGTGCCGTTCGCACTGGGTTCGGACACGGGTGGATCCATTCGCCAACCGGCGGCGTTCACCGGCTGCTTCGGCATGAAGCCCACGTACGGACGGGTGTCCCGGTACGGGCTTATCGCGTTTGCGTCATCGCTCGATCAGATCGGCCCGTTCACGCGGACGGCGGAGGACGCGGCGCTCGTGCTGAACGCCATCTGCGGCCACGATCCGCTGGATTCCACCTCAAGCCGCCAGCCGGTGCCCAATTTCGCGGACGGGATCGACAGGGGCGTCAAGGGCGTGCGCGTGGGTATCGTGCGCCACCTGCCGGAAGAGGGGCTTGAGCCGGGCGTGAAGGCGGCGGTCCATCGCGCCATTCAACAGCTCGAGGCGGAGGGCGCTGAAGTGGTGGAGATTGAGCTGCCGCACATGGAGTACGCGGTGGCGACGTACTATCTCATCGCGCCGGCGGAGGCGTCGTCGAACCTCGCTCGCTACGACGGCGTGCGGTACGGGCGGCGCGCGGAAGCGTCGAGCCTCATTGAGATGTATGAGCGGTCGCGCAGCGAGGGCTTCGGCATGGAGGTCAAGCGCCGGATCATCATCGGCACCTATGCCCTGTCCTCCGGATATTACGACGCGTACTACAAGCGGGCGCAGCAGATGAGGACGCTCATCCGCCAGGACTACGAACGGGCGTTTGAGGCGTGCGACGTGATCGCCATGCCGACGGCGCCGACGACGGCGTTTAAGCTCGGCGAGAAGCTGGACAACCCGCTGCAGATGTACCTGAACGACATCTACACCATTCCGGCCAATCTCGCGGGCCTGCCGGGTGCGAGCGTGCCGTGCGGATTTGTGGACGGGCTGCCCGTGGGGCTGCAGCTCATTGGCCGGCCATTCGATGAGGCGACCATTTTGCGCGTGGCGCACGCGTACGAGCAGGTGCGCGACTTCGCGTGGCCGAAACCGGTGCTGGGGGTGGCAGAATGAACTACGAGACGATCATCGGCCTCGAGGTGCACGTCGAGCTGAAGACGGACACCAAGATCTTCTGCGGCTGCCGCAACGACAGCAAGTCGGAGCCCAACACGAACGTGTGCCCGGTCTGCCTCGGCCATCCCGGCACCCTGCCGGTGTTGAACGAGCGGGCGCTGGAGCTTGCGGTCAAGGCGGCGCTCGCGCTCCACTGCAAGATCAACCAGAAGTCGAAGTTCGACCGGAAAAACTACTTTTACCCGGATCTTCCAAAGGGGTATCAGATCTCGCAGTACGACAAGCCCATCGGCGAACACGGGTACATCGAGATCGAGGTGAACGGCGAGACGAAGCGCATTGGCATCACGCGCCTGCATCTTGAAGAGGACGCGGGCAAGTCGATGCACGCCTCGGATGGATCGCACACGCTCGTCGACTACAACCGCACGGGCGTGCCGCTCATCGAGATTGTGTCGGAGCCGGACATCCGCTCGCCGGAAGAGGCGCGGTTGTACCTCGAGGCGCTCAAGAGCATCATGGAGTACTGCGACGTGTCTGACTGCAAGATGGAGGAGGGGTCGCTGCGCTGCGACGCCAACATCTCCCTCCGTCCCGTGGGGCAGACGGCGTTTGGCAACAAGGTCGAGTTGAAAAACATGAACTCGTTCCGGTTCGTGCAGCGCGCGCTCGAGTACGAGGTCGAACGGCAGCGCGAGCGGTACGAGAGCGGCGAGCCCGTCATCCAGGAAACGCGCCGCTTTGACGAGGCGACTCAGACGACGGTGTCGATGCGCACCAAGGAGGAGGCGCACGACTACCGCTACTTCCCCGAGCCGGACTTGGTCGATCTCGACATCGACGACGCGTGGCTCGAGCGGATCCGGGCCTCACTGCCTGAGTTGCCGTCGGCCAAGCGCCGCCGGTATGTAGAGGAACTGGGCCTGCCCCGGTACGACGCGGGCGTGCTCACCTCCGATCCGAAGATGGCCGCGTACTACGAGGCCGTGATCGCGGCCGGCGCCGACGCGAAACAGGCTTCGAACTGGGTGATGAGCGACGTCTCCGGCGCGTTGAACGCCGAGGGCAAGACGTTTGCGGATTGCCCCATTCCGCCTGAGCATCTGGCGGGGCTCATCGGCGAGATCGCGAGCGGCAAGATCTCGTCGAAGCAGGCGCGCGAGGTGTTCAAGCTGATGTGGGAGACCGGCAAGAGCGCGGCGGAGATCATCAAGGAGAAGGGCTTCGAGCAGGTGAGCGATCCGGCCCAGTTGCAGCCCATCATTGACGAGGTCGTGGCGAACAATCCGAAATCGGTGGCGGACTACAAGGGCGGCAAGGAGCGCGCGCTGGCGGCGCTCGTCGGCCAGGTCATGAAGGCGACGCGCGGCAAGGCCAACCCGACGCTGGTGAACGAGATGCTGATTGAGAAGATCAAGAGCCTCTGACGGAGGGATGCTTCCATGGCGAACACCCAATCGCCGCCCGTCGCGGCGGGCGAGGAATACGAGGTCGAGGCCATCCGCCAAAACGACGACGGCGACGGGGTCGCCCAGATTCGCGGGATGACGGTGTTCATCCCGTTTTTGTTACCCGGCGAACGCGCGCGCGTGCGAATTGAGCAGGTAGAGAAGCGATTTGCGCGCGCTCGACTGTTGGATCGGATGAACGACGCGCCGGATCGCGTGGAGCCAAGGTGCCCGGTGTTTACGCGGTGCGGCGGCTGTCAGGTGCAACACATGGGGTATGCGGCGCAGGCGGGGTGGAAGGAGGCCCGGATTCGGCGGATGGCCGAGCGACTGGGGCTCGATACTGGTCTGGTTCGGCCCATCGAGACCTCGTGCACCCCTTACCGCTACCGGAATCAGGTCCAGATGCCCGTGCACTGGAACGAGGCCGCGCAGCGCGTGGAGATGGGCTTCTTCGAGCCCGGCTCCCACGACATGGCCGTGACGGAGACGTGCCTCCTCGTTCCCGAGGCGATGGACGACGTCCTCCGCCGCGCTCGCTGGTTTCTCACGTCGCTCGGGTCGACGGCGCAGTTTGTCCACCACGTCATTGTGCGGCAGTCGGACGCGACGGGCGACATGGCGGTGGTGTTCGCGCTGGCCACGGACGATCCGTCTGTCAAGCGATCCGTCGGCCGCTTCCACGCTCCGCAGGTCGCGCAGGTGGC
This window harbors:
- the gatA gene encoding Asp-tRNA(Asn)/Glu-tRNA(Gln) amidotransferase subunit GatA, which produces MSTPTVKEILRSIAAGETKARDWVEQSLRAIREIDGRLKAFLLVDEEQALAAADRIDRAKMYQHAPLRGVPYAAKDNIVTRGVRTTAASRILENYIPPYNATVIDKLQQAAAVMVGKTNMDEFAMGSSTETSAFQKTANPYGEDRVPGGSSGGSAAAVAAGLVPFALGSDTGGSIRQPAAFTGCFGMKPTYGRVSRYGLIAFASSLDQIGPFTRTAEDAALVLNAICGHDPLDSTSSRQPVPNFADGIDRGVKGVRVGIVRHLPEEGLEPGVKAAVHRAIQQLEAEGAEVVEIELPHMEYAVATYYLIAPAEASSNLARYDGVRYGRRAEASSLIEMYERSRSEGFGMEVKRRIIIGTYALSSGYYDAYYKRAQQMRTLIRQDYERAFEACDVIAMPTAPTTAFKLGEKLDNPLQMYLNDIYTIPANLAGLPGASVPCGFVDGLPVGLQLIGRPFDEATILRVAHAYEQVRDFAWPKPVLGVAE
- the gatB gene encoding Asp-tRNA(Asn)/Glu-tRNA(Gln) amidotransferase subunit GatB, translating into MNYETIIGLEVHVELKTDTKIFCGCRNDSKSEPNTNVCPVCLGHPGTLPVLNERALELAVKAALALHCKINQKSKFDRKNYFYPDLPKGYQISQYDKPIGEHGYIEIEVNGETKRIGITRLHLEEDAGKSMHASDGSHTLVDYNRTGVPLIEIVSEPDIRSPEEARLYLEALKSIMEYCDVSDCKMEEGSLRCDANISLRPVGQTAFGNKVELKNMNSFRFVQRALEYEVERQRERYESGEPVIQETRRFDEATQTTVSMRTKEEAHDYRYFPEPDLVDLDIDDAWLERIRASLPELPSAKRRRYVEELGLPRYDAGVLTSDPKMAAYYEAVIAAGADAKQASNWVMSDVSGALNAEGKTFADCPIPPEHLAGLIGEIASGKISSKQAREVFKLMWETGKSAAEIIKEKGFEQVSDPAQLQPIIDEVVANNPKSVADYKGGKERALAALVGQVMKATRGKANPTLVNEMLIEKIKSL
- the rlmD gene encoding 23S rRNA (uracil(1939)-C(5))-methyltransferase RlmD, which encodes MANTQSPPVAAGEEYEVEAIRQNDDGDGVAQIRGMTVFIPFLLPGERARVRIEQVEKRFARARLLDRMNDAPDRVEPRCPVFTRCGGCQVQHMGYAAQAGWKEARIRRMAERLGLDTGLVRPIETSCTPYRYRNQVQMPVHWNEAAQRVEMGFFEPGSHDMAVTETCLLVPEAMDDVLRRARWFLTSLGSTAQFVHHVIVRQSDATGDMAVVFALATDDPSVKRSVGRFHAPQVAQVAVTVQPRAHGPVWGPTVHVMKGEDHLEENLCGLRVRWSPRSFLQVQADMAERMYQHVVRAAEIRETDVVIDAYCGIGAMTLLLASHAARALGVEEVEDAIQDARANAKLNQVRNAEFVVDRVERWLPRFVEAGNRADVLVFDPPRKGVDRAAIEAAAEANVERLVYVSCNPATLERDLRLLSARGFYVTDMQPFDMFPQTSHVECVVTMRRG